The Waddliaceae bacterium genome has a segment encoding these proteins:
- a CDS encoding Fic family protein, whose translation MVKVSSTYKKIDGLRARYYKTALDKEHLLKIIAESEISEHVYNSNAIENSTLTLEETDKILHQIDCDRFISAREMFEAKNLARVVSYIEKKAKEQELNLNVMLFLHKILLSNINDDISGRFRKDNEFVRVGSHIAPSPKEVVELLEEMFAEYNSTPSLNIIKRIAKLHLVFEYIHPFCDGNGRIGRVIINYLLIREGYVPINIKFIDRKDYYQSFREFDLDNKTAIMEKIVGRALTNSYHKRLSYLEDGKIVSLSDYAKSKKLSYPNLINKAKRQTIEAFLEKGEWKISGSR comes from the coding sequence ATGGTTAAAGTTTCAAGTACTTATAAAAAAATTGATGGTCTTCGTGCGAGATATTATAAGACAGCTCTTGACAAAGAACACTTATTGAAAATAATTGCTGAATCAGAAATTTCGGAGCATGTATATAATTCCAATGCTATTGAAAATAGCACTTTAACTTTAGAAGAAACAGATAAAATTTTGCATCAAATTGATTGTGATAGATTTATTTCTGCAAGAGAAATGTTTGAGGCAAAAAATTTAGCGCGAGTTGTTTCTTATATAGAAAAAAAAGCAAAAGAACAGGAATTGAATCTTAATGTAATGCTTTTTTTACATAAAATACTTCTTTCAAATATTAATGATGATATATCGGGAAGATTTAGGAAAGATAATGAATTTGTACGTGTAGGAAGCCACATAGCCCCAAGCCCCAAAGAAGTAGTTGAACTCCTTGAAGAAATGTTCGCTGAATACAATTCAACCCCATCTTTAAATATCATTAAACGTATAGCTAAATTGCATCTTGTTTTTGAATATATTCATCCTTTTTGCGATGGCAATGGTCGTATTGGTAGAGTAATTATAAATTACTTACTTATTAGAGAAGGCTATGTCCCTATTAACATTAAATTCATTGATAGAAAAGATTATTATCAATCTTTTAGAGAGTTTGATTTGGATAATAAGACTGCTATTATGGAAAAAATCGTTGGTAGGGCGCTTACTAATAGTTATCATAAAAGATTATCATATTTGGAAGACGGTAAAATTGTTTCACTTTCAGATTATGCAAAAAGCAAAAAACTTTCTTATCCAAATTTGATTAATAAAGCTAAAAGACAAACAATAGAAGCTTTTCTAGAAAAAGGAGAGTGGAAAATCAGTGGCTCCCGCTGA
- a CDS encoding methyltransferase domain-containing protein: protein MKNFASKMLLLLATTHLCYSNSSPDFFLSKTLVDITKRESQMKEQYSTDNILRYEEIFGDGFVTVGGLKRAKKMFSLLKLQAGQNVLDIGCGTGGACFYVADNYDVSALGIDCSEAMIQIAKERASRQNNGVLIDFQLADIVEKEFPEVSFDVIYSRDVLVHIFDKTKLFEKTFSWLKPGGKLLISDYCIGEGKLSEGIKTYITQRQYDMETLCRYKELLEQAGFSDVIAQDSTKEFVEELQDELKKLESIKEEYIRKYSREEYEKITTGWKNTIERCRSGEQRWGVFLATKSENWPFQIF from the coding sequence ATGAAAAATTTTGCATCAAAAATGTTATTATTGCTGGCAACAACCCATCTTTGTTACAGTAATAGTTCTCCTGATTTTTTTCTGTCAAAAACTTTAGTAGACATAACGAAAAGAGAGAGTCAAATGAAAGAACAATATTCAACAGATAATATTTTGCGTTACGAAGAAATTTTCGGCGATGGCTTTGTTACTGTCGGAGGGCTTAAGCGTGCTAAGAAAATGTTTTCGTTGCTTAAGTTGCAAGCGGGTCAAAACGTTTTGGATATTGGTTGTGGTACTGGAGGAGCTTGTTTTTATGTGGCCGATAATTATGATGTAAGCGCCTTAGGGATTGATTGCTCAGAAGCAATGATACAAATTGCTAAAGAACGCGCTTCACGTCAAAATAACGGTGTCTTGATAGACTTTCAGCTTGCTGACATTGTCGAAAAAGAATTCCCAGAAGTATCGTTTGATGTCATTTATAGCAGAGATGTTTTAGTGCACATTTTTGATAAAACAAAGCTATTTGAAAAAACCTTTTCATGGCTAAAGCCCGGAGGTAAGTTGTTAATTTCCGATTATTGCATTGGAGAAGGAAAACTTTCTGAAGGCATTAAAACATATATCACACAACGACAATATGACATGGAAACTCTTTGCCGTTACAAAGAACTTTTGGAACAGGCTGGTTTTTCAGATGTAATTGCTCAGGATTCTACAAAGGAGTTTGTTGAAGAATTACAAGATGAATTAAAAAAACTAGAATCGATAAAAGAAGAGTATATCAGAAAATATTCTCGAGAAGAATATGAAAAGATCACTACAGGTTGGAAAAATACAATCGAACGGTGCCGTTCGGGTGAACAGCGTTGGGGAGTATTTTTAGCAACAAAATCAGAAAACTGGCCGTTTCAGATATTCTAG
- a CDS encoding DUF952 domain-containing protein — protein sequence MNESGFKVPLYLYKVVTADHWKEISERKEFILTSDDKKFIHLSEEHQLGNVVEKFFAGQNVVVLKIDRDKLKGRLEHESNPGGKNKYFHLYEGCIPFDAIRILESQQT from the coding sequence ATGAACGAAAGCGGTTTCAAAGTACCATTATATCTCTACAAAGTTGTTACTGCAGATCATTGGAAAGAGATATCCGAAAGAAAAGAATTTATTCTTACTTCTGATGATAAAAAGTTTATCCATCTTAGTGAAGAACATCAGCTTGGGAACGTCGTCGAAAAATTCTTCGCCGGCCAAAACGTCGTCGTATTAAAAATTGACAGGGATAAACTCAAAGGAAGGCTTGAGCACGAGAGCAATCCCGGAGGGAAAAACAAATATTTCCATCTATACGAAGGTTGCATTCCTTTTGATGCAATTAGAATCCTAGAATCGCAGCAGACGTGA